A region of the Sodalis ligni genome:
CAGTGCCGCCATATGCAGGCAGTCCAGCCAGGTATCCATGGCATCGAACAACCCTTCCTTGTCTTCCTGCATATCTTTGTTATAGGCCAGCGGCAATCCTTTAAGGGTGACCATCATGCCGGCGAGCGCACCCTGCACCCGGCCGCATTTGCCCCGGATCAATTCCAGGGCGTCCGGGTTTTTCTTTTGCGGCATCAGGGAGGAGCCGGATGTGACGCGATCCGATAACTCAATAAACGCGGACTCGCCGGAGTTGAAGAAAATCAGATCCTCGGCAAAACGCGAGAGATGCACCATGCTGATGGCGGCATCCGACAAGAGCTCCAGTACGTGATCGCGATCGGATACGCTGTCCAGGCTGTTTCGTGTCGCAGAGGCGAACCCCAGCCAATCCGCCAACTGCTCGCGATCGATGGGATATGCGGTACCGGCCAGCGCGCCGGAGCCCAGCGGGCTGACATCAAGACGTTTCAAGGTATCCTGCAGACGGCTTTCGTCGCGCGCCAGCATTTCGGTATACGCCAGGCACCAATGGGCAAAGGTTATCGGCTGGGCGCGCTGCAAATGGGTATAACCAGGCATGACCGCGTCTTGCGTGGTATGTGCGACGGCTACCAAGGCTTGTTGCAGTTGGCGAACCGCGGAAATTAATTCCGGAACCTGCATTTTGCACCACAGTTTCAGGTCGGTGGCCACCTGATCGTTGCGGCTGCGTCCGGTATGCAGTTTTTTACCCAAATCACCCACTTTATCGATCAACCGCTGCTCCACCCAGCTGTGTATATCCTCCGCATCGCTGGTGAGGATTGCTTCCGGCGTGGAGCGTACTTCCTCCAGGATAAACGCCAGGGCTTCCTCCAACCGGATCTGTTCGTCCGCGGTCAGCACACCGACGGTCACCAGTGCTTTGGACCAGGCCACGGAGCCGATTAGATCCTGCTCGGCCAGCCGGTAATCAAACCTCAGCGAGTCGTTAAAGAGCTTGAAACGCCGATCCGCCGCCTGACTGAACCGTCCACCCCAAAGCGCCATGTCTTACTCCCCTCGCTATACCCTTCATTTTTTAAAAAGCTTTTGGGTATTCTATTTTTTGAATACATCAAGCCAGAATACGGGTGCCGATGGCGACGCCGTTGAATAGCGCCGGAAGCTGATCGGCGTGGCGCCAACTGGCGATATCCACCGGCCGGCCCAGCGTGCGAGCGGCATCCAGCGCCGCGTTGACTTTTACGGTCATGCCTTCAGTAATAATACCCTGGGCAATCAGCTGCTCGGCTTTTTGCGCGGTCATTTCCGCGATGCGCCGCCCTTTGCCGTCCAGGATGCCGCTGACGTCGGACAACAGAATCAAATCGGCGCCCAGAGTCTCTGCCAGCGCGGTGGCGGCCTGGTCGGCGTTGACATTCATCAGTTCGCCGTCGTCGGTAATCCCGATGGAACTCACTATCGGCAAATAACCCGCGTTCAGTAAAGACGTCAATAACGTCGGTGAACCCGGCTGCGCTTTACCCACATGGCCCAGTTTCGCATCCAGCGGCGTGACTTTAACGCTATCGCCGTCACCCAGGCATAATCCCACCGCCGGGATAGCATGCTTTTTGGCCCAGGAAAGCAGGGTTTTGTTCGCCGTGCCGGCCAGCGCGCCGGTGATGATGTCTATCTGATCCGCCGGCGTAACCCGAAGGCCATCAATTTTCACTACCGGCAATGCCAGTTTTTTCATCAACTCATCCACCAGGCAACCACCGCCGTGAACTATCACCAGCGGACGCTGATGTTGAGCGCGATAGCTGTCCAGCGCAGTAAACAGTCTTTCCAGCGCTTCTTCGCTATCCAGCAATACGCCGCCTAATTTTACAATTAACGGATTCATTATTTTGTGCCTCGTTATTAGCCGTTAAAGCAGCGCCAGGGTTTGCGAGAAACCAAACCGGATGTTA
Encoded here:
- the argH gene encoding argininosuccinate lyase — encoded protein: MALWGGRFSQAADRRFKLFNDSLRFDYRLAEQDLIGSVAWSKALVTVGVLTADEQIRLEEALAFILEEVRSTPEAILTSDAEDIHSWVEQRLIDKVGDLGKKLHTGRSRNDQVATDLKLWCKMQVPELISAVRQLQQALVAVAHTTQDAVMPGYTHLQRAQPITFAHWCLAYTEMLARDESRLQDTLKRLDVSPLGSGALAGTAYPIDREQLADWLGFASATRNSLDSVSDRDHVLELLSDAAISMVHLSRFAEDLIFFNSGESAFIELSDRVTSGSSLMPQKKNPDALELIRGKCGRVQGALAGMMVTLKGLPLAYNKDMQEDKEGLFDAMDTWLDCLHMAALVLDGLQVKRERCREAAQQGYANATELADYLVAKGVPFREAHHIVGEAVVEAIKQTLPLEEMPLAALQAFSPVIAEDVYPALSLRSCLDKRSAKGGVSPRQVSSAIDEAHKRLDAK
- the argB gene encoding acetylglutamate kinase; translated protein: MMNPLIVKLGGVLLDSEEALERLFTALDSYRAQHQRPLVIVHGGGCLVDELMKKLALPVVKIDGLRVTPADQIDIITGALAGTANKTLLSWAKKHAIPAVGLCLGDGDSVKVTPLDAKLGHVGKAQPGSPTLLTSLLNAGYLPIVSSIGITDDGELMNVNADQAATALAETLGADLILLSDVSGILDGKGRRIAEMTAQKAEQLIAQGIITEGMTVKVNAALDAARTLGRPVDIASWRHADQLPALFNGVAIGTRILA